A single region of the Schistocerca serialis cubense isolate TAMUIC-IGC-003099 chromosome 7, iqSchSeri2.2, whole genome shotgun sequence genome encodes:
- the LOC126412267 gene encoding transcription factor BTF3 homolog 4-like, producing MNQEKLKKLQAQVRIGGKGTPRRKKKVVHATAATDDKKLQSSLKKLSVNTIPGIEEINMIKDDGTVIHFNNPKAQASLAANTFAITGLGETKQITEMLPGILSQLGTEGLTQLKRLASSVANSAAGGKASIEEDDEVPELVENFDEASKEEVAVISDKSKGKDAEGSGGDGKQEEKSKENKAEATNKDKEN from the coding sequence ATGAACCAAGAAAAGTTGAAGAAACTACAGGCCCAGGTGCGGATTGGAGGGAAAGGCACACCGCGAAGGAAGAAGAAGGTTGTTCATGCAACCGCAGCTACTGATGACAAGAAGTTGCAAAGTTCGTTGAAGAAGCTTTCAGTAAATACTATACCGGGCATCGAAGAAATAAATATGATCAAGGATGACGGTACTGTAATTCACTTTAATAATCCTAAAGCCCAAGCGTCTTTAGCGGCCAATACATTTGCCATCACTGGCCTTGGAGAAACAAAGCAAATTACAGAAATGTTACCGGGTATTCTAAGTCAGTTGGGCACTGAAGGTTTGACTCAATTAAAGCGCCTGGCATCGAGTGTGGCAAACAGTGCTGCAGGCGGCAAAGCTAGCATTGAAGAAGACGACGAAGTTCCTGAACTTGTTGAGAACTTCGACGAGGCAAGTAAGGAAGAGGTTGCAGTAATATCAGATAAATCCAAGGGGAAGGACGCAGAAGGATCCGGAGGTGACGGAAAACAGGAagaaaaatccaaagaaaataaggcGGAAGCAACAAACAAGGACAAGGAGAATTGA